A segment of the Thermothelomyces thermophilus ATCC 42464 chromosome 7, complete sequence genome:
TTTCTGCTCTTCTGGAAGttaaaagggggggggggaaggggaggaaCATCGAGACCATAGTTGGTCCGTGCACGATACCGGTACTTGCACTCATTGATTGCTGCCCCTATCCTTTTTGAGAATTGAGTAATTCCATCAAGGAAGGCATCAAGGCGAAAAAGCTTTGAGCGAACAATTCTAAAACCTTAGCCTGGCCTGGCCTGGCCCCAATTGGTTTGCGCATGGAAGAGGACTTTGATCTTCGAATAAATTGGTAAAAAGTCTTAAAACGCGACTGGTGTCGAGTTTTATATCGACAAGCAGATGCGGCTCGGTGCCATCAGAAATTTTTCACCTTCACGTCTTTCCTCGACTTTTACTACACCTCTCACTCGCCAACCACTTTCGGCCAGGCTCTGGTTGTTGCGGGCCCATTCAACCATGGCTACCGGCCAAACAACAATAGATGTCGGCGCCACGCCCATGGCCCCTCAGGCCAGTGGCCAAAAGCAACATGGCAAACGGCCGTTCCAAGGACCCCAGCGCAAGGGGGCAAAGCACAGGAGGAAGCAGAAGACGGTTCAGGAGGGGTCGCACGAGGAGGTGCTGCTGGCCGACGTGCAGGCACTGTTGGCCTCGCAGAAGCTTGCGGGCGACTTCGAGGGCGATGCTGCCGAAGGGGCATCGGCACCGCTGCCGGAGCCGGGCAGCGAGATCGAGGTTGAGGTGGTCGAGCTGTCATCCACGGGCGACGGGCTGGCGAAGCAGAAGGGGTCCGACCACATATACGTCGTCCCCTTCGCCGTCCCCGGAGACACGGTCAAGGTCAAGGTGTACCGCCACAACCGTGACGAGGGGTACACCGCCGCCGACTTCGTCTCGGTCGTCAAGCCCTCCCCTCTGCGCGACGACAGCCGGATCCGGTGCCCGTACTTTGCAAAGTGCTCCGGGTGCCAGTTTCAGATGCTCGACTACGACGAGCAGCTCAAGATCAAGAAGAACATCGTCGTCAAGGCGTACCGCAACTTCTCACAGCTGCCGCCCGAGCTGGTGCCCGAGGTCCTCGACACCATCGGCAGCCCGCTGCAGTACGGGTACCGCACCAAGCTCACGCCTCACTTTGACGGGCCCCCCGGCAACTCCCGAAGGGGGCCCAAGAAGGCCCATCAGTCGATGCCGCCGTTCGGCTTCACGCCCAAGAACACGCGGAAGGTCCTAGACGTCGAGGACTGCCCGATCGCCACCGAGGCGGTGCGCAAGGGCCTGGTCGAGGAGCGCGCCCGCCTGGCAAAGGAGTACGGCAACTACACCAAGGGCGCGACCGTCCTCCTTCGCGAGAACACCAAGCGCGTTCCCAAGGCCAGCCCCTCCGACACCCCGGCGGTGCCGGAAGGCATCCCCCCCACCGCGGTCCGCGTCGAGACGGACGCGCACGTCGACTTCAAGACGTGCATCACCGACCAGAACGCCACCTCGACCGAGTACATCGACTCGTTCGTCTTCACCAACCCAGCCGGCGCCTTCTTCCAGAACAACAACTCCATCCTGCCCCCCTTCACCTCCTACATCCGCGAGCACatcctccctcctcctcctcctcctcctcctcccgccgccaccaccacgaccaccaccaccaccacaacaaCATCCTCCTCTACCACCACGACGAGCAAGAAAAAACCGATCCGCTACCTGATCGACGCCTACTCGGGCTCGGGCCTCTTCACCATCACGCAGTCGGCCCTCTTCCCGGGCGGGAGCGTGGGGATCGACATCGCGGACAAGTCGATCGCGTACGCGCGGCGCAACGCGGCGCTCAACGGCCTGCGCGAGGACCAGTGCCGCTTCATCGCCGCCGACGCGCCCGAGCTCTTCAAAAGCGTCGGCGCCTACGACCCGGACGAGACCGTCGTCGTGCTCGACCCGCCCCGCAAGGGCTGCGACGCCGGCTTCCTCCGCCAGCTGCTCCGCTTCGCGCCCCGGCGCGTCGTCTACGTCAGCTGCAACGTGCACACCCAGGCCAGGGACGTCGGCATGCTCGTCAGGGGGGCGGTCGACGAGGCCGGCGGCAATGTGCCCGGAGGAGGTGGTCgtgatgctgctgctgctgctgctgctgccgccgaggGAGGCGGCCAGGAAAAGAAGGCGGGAGCGAGGTATGAGATTGAGAGCATCAGGGGTTTCGATTTCTTCCCGCAGACGGGACACGTCGAAAGCGTGGCTATACTGAATCGGGTTGATGCTGTAGACAGCTAGGCTTGGAGGTTGTTCGACTATTTGTATATCTACGAGAAAACTATACTTCCCAAGGGGACCACTGCGTATTGAGAACGCGAGTGGTAGCGGGTCGTTCCCGCTAAAAGAAATATCCCCAAAAGATATGCCGTTGTAACGCCCGCTATCCATACTGACTTTGAGGGAAGAGGGGGTATCCATGCTCTATATCCGAAAGAACGAACGAGAGGAAAGAAGAGAGCCGGGGGGGAAGGAAGCAGAAATCATGCCTTTGTAGTTCCCCTCTTCGCAGCCACCAGCTTCTCCATCTGCTCCGTCCACCTCCTCGCAAACTCCTCCTCGGTGAACCTCTTGGCCGACTGTCTTGCCCGTTGGCGAACGGCGTACGGATCGGGCAAGCTCAAAGCCTTCCCGAAGCCTTCCGCAAACTCACTCGCAGTGCTCGCGTGGAATCCTATCATATTAATGTCAGCACTTATTGCCTCTCCGGTTTCTCTTTCAGGACTGCAGACTCACCAGTCGGCTCCCCGTCAATATCAACCACGATGTCCATCTTCGGCCCGCCACTATCATGCACCACGGCCACCAGGCCGGCGGCCTGGTACTCAACCACGCCGATCCCAAAGTGCTCGTTCCACATGCCATTGACCCCGACCGACGCCCGGCGCAGCCAATCAAGGATCTCAGGCCACGAGGCGTCCAGGTGGAACTCGACCTTGTCCCTGATCTGCAGCTCGTTGACCAGCAAGCGGAGCTGATACACCCGCTTGGAGTCTTGATCGTCTCGCACGCTGCCCACCAGCACCAGTCTGGCGTCTTTCGCCGCGTCGGCCCCGGACTTGAGGAACTCGGCAAAGGCTTGCAGGATCAGCTCGTGATCCTTCTCGGGCCGGAACTGCGCAATGTACAGCAGCACCTTCTCCCTCCTCGCCTCGCTCGCCGGGGTGACCTCGACCTCGTGCTCCAGCTCGCGCACCGCGACGGGCGGGTACACGACGGCGATGGGGTGGGCGGCCGGCTTCTTCGCGTTCCTCAGCGGGCCCCACAGCCGCCGGATGTGACCCTGGGTCCAGGTCGAGTTGGTCATGACCACGTCCGCGGACGCACCGACGCGCGAGTACGCGGCCGCAAAGAGGCGCCAGTAGGCCTTCTTCACCTTGCCACGGACGCCGGCGCCCTGGCCGGCGTTGACCCCGCGTGCCGGCGCCTCGGGAGCGCCCGGTTCGAGCGAGTCGAGCATGTCGGTCGAGATGGTCGGATAGTGCACGTACGCACCCGTGGGCACGCTGGCGCCGAACAAGAACTTGGACAGGCCGAGGGCGAAGGCGTAGCCCATCGTGTCGATGAATATGTCGGGGACGAGGAGCGAGAAGGCGTCCCAGGCGAGTATGAGCGAGCCGAGGGATTGGCCGGCGAGGGTGAAGCGCGGCCAGGTGGATGCTAGGACCCAGTGGCGGGTGGAGAGGTATAGGAAGTTGATGGTTGGGGGATGCAGGTGGATGTTGAAGCGGTTCTAGGCCCGGAAAGGGGGGTGTTAGTCTCCTCCATACCACGGGTAGAAGGgagtgagagagagaggggaagAGAGCAGGAGAGAGTCGGTGAACTTGCCTTTACTCGAGCGAGCATGGCGTCTTTGCTTACGCCATGGTCGCCCGTGTAGATGACGCACTTGGCCTTGGGCCAGCGCTGCTGTGTCGCGCGGACTGCGGCCCAGAGGACTCTCTCTCCGCCTCCACCGGCATTGCTGCCGCTTGTTAGATTCGGTCGTCGTGGAGCATGGGAAGACTCTCAGGCCACACACCAGAATGGGTGAAAGAATCCCACAATGCCATCCCAGTTGTCGTCGGACACGTCGCCGTTCCTCGCCGCTCCCGTCGTGTAAGCATCCACTTTCTCCCAGCCGCCATCCTCGGCACTCTCTCCGccgctggtgctgctgctggtgctggtgcgcCTGCTCTCATTGTACTTTTTCTCGTCGGCCTCCACGAGCTCTAGAATATGACATCGGCGCCCGTCCGTCTTCTTGCGTAGGTACCAGCCGAGCAAGGAGCCTAGGGCCCGCCAGAACAGGGGGAAAAGGATAAGGGCGGCTATTGGTGTGAAACACAGGACCGGAAGGGCGGTGTGCGAGAGAAATCGGCTGTTTAGGATAGGGAGGCTCTGCTGGTTCGAGCAAGTGGCAGCGCCGTTCCCGGCGCAGGTGTCGGCCATAGGAGGGCGGTTTCGGAAGGATGCTGGAGTGAGAGGCGGGAAGCTGGCGGGGAAGGAAGGCGTTTTGAGAGGTAAGGAAGTTGGTTACTAGAGAACGATGAGAACAATCATGAGAGCGAATGGACGAGTGTCTGCCTGATTCACTCGGGAACAAAAAGaaaataaaagaaagaaaaaagaacaGAGTATGCTAAATTTCCGGAGTCTCGGGAAGGAATCGGACGGCGGCAGCATGCAAGCTCGCAGCTTCCCTTGTTGCAACCTCTTGGACAGCTGGTCAGAACCACGGGAACGGCCCCACACACGTCACTGGGTCAGCACGACCCACTCCCACGTGGGAACGAGAAGTGAACTACTACTATTAGTGAGCGAGCAGTGGTCCATTTTCAATTGCCAAGGGGTCCGCCCAATACATCGAAGCTCTCGGTGTCGATCCGCTGCAGCACCCAAAAGAACCCCAAAAAAGGGACACATCAGCAGCCGGCAGGTTGGAACTGATCAGAATCGACCGCAAATGATGAGCTGATACCGACTCAATTGGGTTCCAAAAATGGCTGTTTCCGTCATGCGAACACTGCCTCTGCCTCGGCCTCGCACCACCGGCCAGACCCCGTCCCGTCTTCACCTGTCAGCGCCCCCAAGACTGTCACGAAGCTACGTCTCGCTCCAGCCAGTAGCCCGCACCGTCCCTTTCCCTCTCGCTCACCAccgccatcaccaccaccaccactaccaccactaccaccaccaccacaacaacaacaacaacaatcgCCGACCGACACCAGCTCCCCCTTCAAGAACGAGGACGGCCCTCTCGCACCACCGCTCCTTCTCCATCCTCCCCGTCATCGAGTTCTCCGTCGCCGCCTCGCAAACCCTCCTCACCACCCTGCACACGGCGACCGGCACGCCGTGGTACCTGACCATCCCGCTCTTCGCCGCGGCGATCGGCCTGGTCGCCCGCCTGCCCACGACCGTCTACACGCGGCGCCTCGCCGTGCGCCGGGAGCGCCTGGCGCCGCTGTCGGCCGCCTGGGCCGCCCGCTCGCGCGCCGACCTGGACGCCCGCGTCGCCCGCGGCGAGGCCCCGCGCGACAGGGACGCGTGGGTGGCCGAGGCGGTGCGCGCCACCGCGCGGGCCAGGCGCGACATGGAGCGCCGCTGGGGCGTCCAGGCGTGGAAGAACTGGGCCCCCGCCCTCGCCGTCTTCCCCGTCTGGCTCGCGGGCATCGAGGGGTTGAGGAGGATGTGCGGCGGGCCCAGGGGCCTGCTGGGGTCGCTGGTCTTTGGGTGGAAGGGAGTCCGGGAGGGGAGCGGTGGCGTTGCTGGCGGTGGTGCGGAACCtcctgttgctgctgctgctgctgctgcttcttctCATCCTGCCTCTCAATTGCCTGGCGTTAGTCATCCGGGAAGTGAGGCCGCAGCGGTAGAAGGCGTTCAGGGGTTAGGGTACGGTTCGGGTGTCGTGGATCCGACGGCACTGGCGACGGCGCAGGACACGGCGACGTGGTATGCGGCAGATTCTTCCATGATTACGGGAGGGTGTCTGTGGTTCCCCGACCTGACCGTGGCGGACCCGTACCACATCCTGCCTTTTGCCCTGTCTGCTATCCTCGTGATAAACACGCTGCCCAAGTCGCAAGCGGGGCTAAGGGCTCTGTTTGGTTTGGACAAGACGCCCGAAGCCATTGCTGCCTACCAAGAGATCAAGTGGCGCCTGCGGCTCCAGAGGGGGTTGCTCATAGTTGCTCTGGCCGCCGGTCCCCTAACCATGAACCTGCCGGCTGCCCTCCATCTCTACTGGGTTTCTTCGGCAACAATGACTTTGGCTCAGACCGCCATCATCTCCAGGGCAATACCGTTGCCCCGACAAGTACCCCCGGCCAAAGGGCAGGATACGTTCCTGATGTTGCCAACACGGGGGAACACGAGATAGTgcggaagaagaaaagaaaaaaagaaaaaacagAAGAATCGATTCGAACCTGAAAATCCTCACACAACATACATGACCCGTGAGGCCAACTCCGAACGCCTCCCTGTATACCACAAATAAAAAAGAGAGACCATTACACCGCCGCCCCATAAAAATGCCACAATTTCCCTCCCTGATAATAACAACAAGGGAATGACCCGTCCGTCTTGTTCTCAGCCCAAAAACACCGCCAACAGGATGATGGTCAGGATGACGGTCAAGATGATGAGCAAGCAGCACGCCCTGCTCCGGGCGTTCTTCTGGTACCTGGCGGCGCTCCGGAGCTCGCGGTCGGCGCCGCGCGTGTTGTCCCGCACGTTCTCGACGTTGTTGGCGATCGTGTCGAGCACCTCGCCCTGCTCGGTCACGATCTGGGCGACCTGCTGGAACAGCACGTTGAGGTCGCCCACGCCCTGTTCGATGTTGCGGATCTCCTCCTCGCGCTCGATGATGAGCGCCTCCTGGAAGTCGACCTCGTCCTGCGGCGCCAGCCGCGCgagctcctgctgctgctgctgctgctgctgctgttcctGGAGGAGCTGCGGGCTCCCCGGACCGCcgatgccggcgccggcgccaccGCCCGCTGCGGCCTCTTGTTCGACTGCCGCGCGGGCGGCCGAGACGGAAGCCTTTTCCTTCTCGAGAGCCTGCCGTTGGAGGGATTGGAACTCGGAAAGGGAGGACTGGAACTCGCGCGAGAGCTTTTGTTGCATGTACTTTTGCGTTGGCTGTATACCAACGTTAGCAAGAGGGCTGGTGCTGGGCGAATATCCCCGAAGAGAGAGGGGAAAAGAAATTTGAGAGAAAATGAAATAACAAAGGTGGCGACGTACTGTGACATCCTCCCATGTCTGGATCTTCTTGACGCCCTCGCCCACCTCCTTGAAGGTGTCGCGCGATTCCTCGATCAGCTCATGCACCCGCTCTCGCACCCGTGGCGTATCGCGCCGTGTCCCCAGATAGCCGACCTCTGCGCTCAGTCGCTGGTTGTTGCCGTTGAGCTTGAACAGCTTGTTCATCAGGTCCTGCGACAGCCGCTGGAACTCGGGGTCGTCGCTGTATCCAGGAGCGCCCCGGCGGCGCCCCGCCTCGAGCGACGAGAGCTGATCGAACGACATGCCTCTAGCGGGGAATAATATCGTTGTCCGATTGATTGCCTTGCAAAGTGATTGACTGTGAGTCGGAAATGCAGTTAGTAATGAGCGGTGCGGCCCGATCGCCGTGTGTTTTGTCGTGCGAGAAGTTGGGAGTTGGGGAAGAGGGTCTTATTATCGGCGTCTGTCGGTGTGTCGGAGAGGTTGGTCGCctacactactccgtacacagtAGTGGAGCGTTGTAATGGCGTATCCAGGCCTCCGAGAGGGTCCTGTGACAGGTTCCAAGCatccccggcggcggcgttaAGGCCCACAACATACGTAATGGGGGTTGCAGCCAATCAAGAAGCCCTGCTGCGGGCCCGGTTTCTTCGCGGTCTCTGCCATCAACCCGTTGCGAACTGCAGCTTAGGCTCCACGGCTCCAATCCAAAGACAGCTTTTCTTATTTACAAACCGACTTCGCAACTTTTTGTAGCAGCTCTCTACCGGAGCAAACCCGCCATCACGACCGAGCGAAGAGCCGGACGATGCGCAACAGCGATGGCGGCTTCGACAGTCAGGAGGTCTCCGTATAAGGATTTCCTGCAGCCCGCGCTGCAGCGGCGCTTTGCAACCGCGAGCTTGTGTGTGCTGGCGGTCGCATACCTCCAGGCTCTGCTCTTGGCCAATTGGAGCTCCTGTACGAGATTCTAAGCTCGATCTCTTGCTCTCCCCAACCTGCTCTGAACGTTCTGCCTAACTCCACGACACAGGGTTCTGGTCTTGGTTCCCCCTGGGTCCGGCCGGTTTCCGCGCCgtctctttcttcttttgCGGCATCCTCATCGTCGTCCTCCGAATCTCCCAGTACCACCCCGGCCTGCGCACCTCCGACTCGGGCATCCACACCTTTATCCGCTACGCTCCCAGGTTGGAGACACTCGAGACGCTCCTCACATACATGACCTCGGCATTCATCTTTAGCTTCATCTACCTCTGGTCGCTGTCCGACAGGTCGGGGCTCGAGTTCATCACGTACTTCACGGCCGAGAGGGCGAGGCTGAACGAGAAGCCGCTCTTCCTCGTATCCCACTTGGTGCTGCTGGGGGTCTACCAGGGACTGCTGCACCTATACAAGGATGTCGATCGGCTGTCTCTCGGCGTCGCGAGGCCGCAGAACGGGGAGAAGAAGCCCGAGGATGGGGACGCGGCCCTCCAGGTGCGCCGGTTCAAAGACCAGCTTCCTGCGATGCTTGTCTCGACGATCAACCAGGCCGTCGTCGGCCTGATGATCAGCGTCGCC
Coding sequences within it:
- a CDS encoding glycosyltransferase family 4 protein (CAZy_ID 267953), coding for MADTCAGNGAATCSNQQSLPILNSRFLSHTALPVLCFTPIAALILFPLFWRALGSLLGWYLRKKTDGRRCHILELVEADEKKYNESRRTSTSSSTSGGESAEDGGWEKVDAYTTGAARNGDVSDDNWDGIVGFFHPFCNAGGGGERVLWAAVRATQQRWPKAKCVIYTGDHGVSKDAMLARVKNRFNIHLHPPTINFLYLSTRHWVLASTWPRFTLAGQSLGSLILAWDAFSLLVPDIFIDTMGYAFALGLSKFLFGASVPTGAYVHYPTISTDMLDSLEPGAPEAPARGVNAGQGAGVRGKVKKAYWRLFAAAYSRVGASADVVMTNSTWTQGHIRRLWGPLRNAKKPAAHPIAVVYPPVAVRELEHEVEVTPASEARREKVLLYIAQFRPEKDHELILQAFAEFLKSGADAAKDARLVLVGSVRDDQDSKRVYQLRLLVNELQIRDKVEFHLDASWPEILDWLRRASVGVNGMWNEHFGIGVVEYQAAGLVAVVHDSGGPKMDIVVDIDGEPTGFHASTASEFAEGFGKALSLPDPYAVRQRARQSAKRFTEEEFARRWTEQMEKLVAAKRGTTKA